From the genome of Streptomyces sp. NBC_01317, one region includes:
- a CDS encoding DMT family transporter — translation MISVLFAVLTAISNGSASVLQRRAASTVPDSDALHLSLIRHLLRQRVWLAGIGLVIVAAICQAIALATGAIAVVQPIFVIELPATLLIASYVFRSRLPGSAWLGVAAVTLGLALGLGSASPGGGSETVDSLSWIPALTITLAFEVVLIGAAQRVRGNARAALFGLAAAVGYALTAALLKDAVSRIEDGSGVVALLSAWQLYATAAAGIGALFLLQNALQAGSLVASQPMLTLGDALISITYGVTLFGENVRTGWWLIPELIGVALITAGCVELARSPLASGTAPPKSRVR, via the coding sequence GTGATCAGTGTCCTGTTCGCCGTCCTGACCGCGATCAGCAACGGCTCCGCCTCGGTGCTCCAGCGGCGCGCCGCGTCCACGGTGCCCGACTCGGACGCCCTCCACCTCTCGCTGATCAGGCACCTGCTCCGGCAGCGGGTCTGGCTGGCGGGCATCGGCCTGGTCATCGTGGCCGCCATCTGCCAGGCGATCGCGCTCGCCACCGGCGCCATCGCCGTGGTCCAGCCGATCTTCGTCATCGAGCTGCCCGCGACGCTGCTGATCGCGAGTTACGTCTTCCGGTCCCGGCTGCCGGGCAGCGCCTGGCTGGGGGTCGCCGCGGTGACGCTCGGCCTCGCCCTCGGCCTGGGCTCGGCGTCGCCGGGCGGCGGCAGCGAGACCGTGGACAGCCTCTCCTGGATTCCGGCGCTGACCATCACCCTGGCCTTCGAGGTGGTGCTCATCGGCGCCGCGCAGCGGGTACGGGGCAACGCGCGCGCCGCGCTCTTCGGACTCGCCGCCGCCGTCGGCTACGCGCTGACCGCCGCGCTGCTCAAGGACGCCGTGTCCCGGATCGAGGACGGCTCGGGCGTCGTCGCGCTGCTCTCCGCCTGGCAGTTGTACGCGACCGCCGCGGCCGGGATCGGCGCGCTCTTCCTCCTCCAGAACGCCCTCCAGGCGGGGTCCCTGGTGGCGTCCCAGCCGATGCTGACCCTCGGGGACGCGCTGATCAGCATCACGTACGGGGTGACGCTGTTCGGCGAGAACGTGCGCACCGGCTGGTGGCTGATCCCGGAGCTGATCGGGGTCGCCCTGATCACGGCGGGCTGTGTCGAACTGGCCCGGTCACCCCTGGCGTCGGGCACCGCCCCGCCCAAGTCCCGCGTGCGCTGA
- a CDS encoding APC family permease, which yields MSTGNSSTGTSSGSNSNAHTGTTTRPRTGPGPGTSSGTGEISTFKGQERALRADRLGTAGLLLSVLAASAPLMTVAGVMPTVYGVVGIVGQPLLYVILGVVLVLFSFGYAEMSRHVHNAGAFYAYIARGLGATAGASASLVALLAYNAMQVGIYGLFGFEVSGLFATYLDLTVAWWVPALVAAVVVGLLGWLKIDLNAKVLGVLILIEVALVVIFDIAFVADPGKEGVSLHAFNPDTLTSAGFGTALCFCIAAFVGFEQAPVYAEETSRPNVVVRRVMFLAVGLSALFLALSAWAISVATGPGSVAATSGEQGPGLIFGLTEDRLGTTFTDVLHVLFVTGMFAALLSFHNVVARYAFAMGREGLLPAAFGRTSKSSGAPAYGSALQSVFSLVVVVAFAVTDDKPAGDPTAPILRLFTWMANIGALGVILLMAAASFAVIAFFVRRGAAGAQAARLIASALAGLSLVAVAVYTVKDFDLLVGAGPDSALSWILPGIVGLTLIGGLVYGAVLRSVKPEVHARIGLGNEAFQLEKASQS from the coding sequence ATGTCGACGGGCAATTCGAGCACGGGCACGAGTTCCGGCTCGAACTCCAACGCGCACACGGGCACGACCACCCGCCCACGGACCGGTCCGGGCCCCGGCACGAGTTCCGGCACGGGTGAGATCAGCACCTTCAAGGGCCAGGAGCGGGCGCTGCGCGCGGACCGCCTCGGCACGGCCGGCCTCCTCCTGTCCGTGCTCGCCGCCAGCGCGCCCCTGATGACCGTCGCCGGTGTCATGCCCACCGTCTACGGAGTGGTGGGGATCGTCGGCCAGCCCCTGCTGTACGTCATCCTCGGTGTGGTCCTCGTCCTGTTCAGCTTCGGGTACGCCGAGATGAGCCGGCACGTCCACAACGCCGGCGCCTTCTACGCGTACATAGCCCGCGGGCTCGGCGCGACCGCTGGCGCGAGCGCCTCGCTCGTCGCCCTCCTCGCGTACAACGCCATGCAGGTCGGCATCTACGGTCTCTTCGGCTTCGAGGTCTCCGGGCTCTTCGCCACCTACCTCGACCTGACCGTCGCCTGGTGGGTGCCCGCCCTGGTGGCCGCCGTGGTCGTCGGGCTGCTCGGCTGGCTGAAGATCGACCTGAACGCCAAGGTCCTCGGCGTCCTGATCCTCATCGAGGTCGCGCTCGTCGTGATCTTCGACATCGCCTTTGTCGCCGATCCGGGCAAGGAAGGCGTCTCGCTGCACGCCTTCAACCCGGACACCCTCACCAGCGCGGGCTTCGGCACCGCGCTGTGCTTCTGCATCGCCGCCTTCGTCGGCTTCGAGCAGGCCCCGGTGTACGCCGAGGAGACCAGCCGCCCGAACGTCGTCGTCCGTCGCGTGATGTTCCTCGCCGTCGGCCTCTCCGCGCTGTTCCTCGCCCTCAGCGCCTGGGCGATCTCCGTCGCCACCGGGCCCGGCTCGGTGGCCGCGACCTCGGGGGAGCAGGGTCCGGGCCTGATCTTCGGCCTCACCGAGGACCGCCTCGGCACGACCTTCACCGACGTCCTCCACGTGCTGTTCGTCACCGGCATGTTCGCCGCGCTGCTCAGCTTCCACAACGTCGTCGCCCGCTACGCGTTCGCGATGGGCCGTGAGGGACTGCTGCCGGCCGCCTTCGGCCGTACCAGCAAGTCCAGCGGAGCCCCCGCCTACGGTTCCGCCCTCCAGTCCGTGTTCTCCCTCGTCGTGGTGGTGGCCTTCGCCGTCACGGACGACAAGCCGGCGGGCGACCCGACCGCCCCGATCCTGCGGCTCTTCACCTGGATGGCCAACATCGGCGCGCTCGGCGTCATCCTGCTGATGGCCGCGGCCTCCTTCGCCGTGATCGCGTTCTTCGTACGGCGCGGCGCGGCGGGCGCGCAGGCCGCCCGCCTCATCGCCTCCGCCTTGGCCGGCCTCTCGCTCGTCGCCGTCGCCGTCTACACGGTCAAGGACTTCGACCTGCTGGTCGGGGCCGGCCCCGACTCCGCGCTGAGCTGGATCCTGCCGGGGATCGTCGGCCTCACGCTGATCGGGGGTCTGGTGTACGGAGCGGTCCTGCGCTCGGTCAAGCCCGAGGTACACGCGAGGATCGGCCTGGGGAACGAGGCGTTCCAGTTGGAGAAGGCCTCGCAGTCGTGA
- a CDS encoding cytochrome b/b6 domain-containing protein gives MTSTAGSAGPTDATTPPPSESGRGPGEGAAGTGRLRRRFSPAERWVHRTTGILMLVCVATAGCLYVPQLAELVGRRYLVVTLHEWSGLLLPAPVLVGVASRHFRADLGRLNRFFPHDKEWLRAVRRRDARPGSRPAGKFNAGQKIYAAWIAGAVLVMLGTGLLMWFTGFAPLVWRTSATFLHDWLALAIGVVLLGHIGMAYADPEARRGMRTGSVERAWAKREHSEWREEDS, from the coding sequence ATGACGTCGACGGCTGGGTCGGCCGGTCCAACGGACGCGACGACACCCCCACCGTCTGAGAGCGGACGGGGACCGGGGGAGGGGGCCGCGGGCACCGGACGGCTGCGGCGCCGTTTCAGCCCGGCCGAGCGGTGGGTCCACCGCACCACGGGCATCCTGATGCTGGTGTGTGTGGCGACGGCGGGCTGTCTGTACGTCCCCCAGCTCGCCGAACTGGTCGGCCGCCGCTATCTCGTCGTCACCCTGCACGAGTGGTCGGGTCTTCTGCTGCCCGCCCCCGTCCTGGTGGGCGTCGCCTCCCGCCACTTCCGTGCCGACCTCGGCCGGCTGAACCGCTTCTTCCCGCACGACAAGGAGTGGCTGCGGGCCGTACGGCGGCGTGACGCCAGGCCCGGGTCCCGCCCCGCCGGGAAGTTCAACGCGGGCCAGAAGATCTACGCGGCCTGGATCGCGGGCGCGGTGCTGGTGATGCTCGGTACGGGCCTGCTGATGTGGTTCACCGGCTTCGCCCCGCTGGTGTGGCGTACGAGCGCCACCTTCCTGCACGACTGGCTGGCCCTCGCCATCGGCGTCGTGCTCCTCGGGCACATCGGCATGGCGTACGCGGATCCCGAGGCCCGGCGCGGGATGCGTACGGGGTCGGTGGAACGGGCGTGGGCGAAGAGGGAGCACTCGGAGTGGCGGGAGGAGGACTCCTGA
- a CDS encoding gluconokinase: MSDPYVVVVMGVSGTGKTTIGQLLAGALDVPYAEGDDFHPPENIAKMSAGTPLDDADRWPWLDAVGAWAADRAGRGGVVAASSLKRSYRDRLRAAAPDVVFVHLAGDRALIEERMAARKGHFMPPALLDSQFATLQPLRDDEAGVAVEVTGTPEEIAGRAVEALRGM; encoded by the coding sequence ATGAGTGATCCGTATGTCGTGGTCGTGATGGGGGTGTCCGGCACCGGCAAGACCACGATCGGGCAGCTGCTCGCCGGGGCGCTGGACGTTCCGTACGCCGAGGGGGACGACTTCCACCCGCCGGAGAACATCGCCAAGATGTCGGCCGGCACCCCGCTGGACGACGCGGACCGCTGGCCTTGGCTGGACGCCGTCGGGGCGTGGGCCGCCGACCGGGCGGGGCGCGGCGGGGTGGTCGCGGCCTCCTCGCTCAAGCGGTCCTACCGGGACCGGCTGCGGGCCGCGGCCCCTGACGTGGTCTTCGTGCATCTCGCCGGTGACCGGGCGCTGATCGAGGAGCGGATGGCCGCGCGCAAGGGGCACTTCATGCCGCCCGCGCTGCTCGACTCCCAGTTCGCCACGCTCCAGCCGCTGAGGGACGACGAGGCGGGGGTGGCGGTGGAGGTGACCGGGACACCGGAGGAGATCGCCGGGCGGGCGGTGGAGGCGTTGCGGGGGATGTGA
- a CDS encoding pseudouridine synthase, with product MGHRHRTPPPSPLPQREGVDAVRLRLPADPGGAWETVRDHLVARFGAAIGTERVDAMFREGRLVGADGPVGASEPYTAGRYLWFHRDFAPEERVPFEVGIVYRDERILVADKPHFLATTPRGSHITETLPARLRRAWGLPELQPAHRLDRLTAGLVLCVVRARDRGAYQTLFRDRTVRKEYEAVAPYDPAVALPVTVRSRIEKERGEQAAREVPGEPNSESRVELLERRGGSGRYRLLPATGRTHQLRVHMNSLGLPLLHDPLYPAVRESAPDDYARPLQLLAKVMEFTDPLTGEPFRFTSGSRLLPPSQWPR from the coding sequence GTGGGGCACCGGCATCGCACCCCGCCGCCCTCCCCCCTCCCGCAGCGCGAGGGCGTCGACGCCGTGCGGCTGCGGCTGCCCGCCGATCCCGGCGGGGCGTGGGAGACCGTACGGGACCATCTTGTGGCGCGGTTCGGAGCGGCGATCGGTACGGAGCGGGTCGACGCGATGTTCCGCGAGGGGCGTTTGGTGGGCGCGGACGGGCCTGTCGGCGCGTCGGAGCCGTACACCGCGGGGCGGTATCTCTGGTTCCACCGCGACTTCGCGCCCGAGGAGCGGGTGCCGTTCGAGGTGGGGATCGTGTACCGGGACGAGCGGATTCTCGTCGCGGACAAACCGCACTTCCTGGCCACCACGCCGCGCGGGTCGCACATCACGGAGACCCTGCCGGCCCGGCTGCGGCGGGCGTGGGGTCTGCCGGAGCTCCAGCCCGCGCACCGCCTCGACCGGCTGACGGCCGGGCTGGTGCTGTGTGTCGTACGGGCCCGGGACCGCGGTGCGTACCAGACGCTGTTCCGGGACCGGACGGTCCGCAAGGAGTACGAGGCGGTCGCGCCGTACGACCCGGCGGTGGCGCTTCCCGTCACCGTACGGAGCCGGATCGAGAAGGAGCGCGGGGAGCAGGCGGCCCGGGAGGTCCCCGGCGAGCCCAACAGCGAGAGCCGGGTCGAACTGCTGGAGCGGCGGGGCGGGTCCGGCCGGTACCGGCTGCTGCCGGCCACCGGCCGCACCCATCAGCTGCGGGTCCACATGAACAGCCTCGGGCTGCCGCTCCTGCACGACCCGCTCTACCCGGCCGTACGGGAGTCCGCACCCGACGACTACGCGCGTCCGCTCCAACTCCTCGCGAAGGTGATGGAGTTCACCGATCCGCTGACCGGTGAGCCGTTCCGCTTCACGAGCGGGTCGCGCCTGCTGCCGCCGTCTCAGTGGCCGCGCTGA
- a CDS encoding S-(hydroxymethyl)mycothiol dehydrogenase has product MAQQVRGVVAPGKNEPVRIETIVVPDPGPGEAVVKIQACGVCHTDLHYKQGGINDDYPFLLGHEAAGVVESVGDDVTDVAPGDFVILNWRAVCGSCRACLRGRPWYCFNTHNATQKMTLLDGTELSPALGIGAFAEKTLVAAGQCTKVDPGVSPAVAGLLGCGVMAGIGAAINTGQVGRGDTVAVIGCGGVGDAAVVGARLAGAARIIAVDIDDRKLETAKAMGATHTVNSRSTDPVEAIRELTGGFGADVVIEAVGRPETYEQAFYARDLAGTVVLVGVPTPEMKLELPLLDVFGRGGSLKSSWYGDCLPSRDFPMLIDLHQQGRIDLAAFVSETIELGDVEKAFVRMHEGHVLRSVVVF; this is encoded by the coding sequence ATGGCGCAGCAGGTGCGAGGGGTCGTCGCCCCCGGCAAGAACGAGCCGGTGCGGATCGAGACGATCGTCGTCCCCGATCCCGGCCCCGGCGAGGCGGTGGTGAAGATCCAGGCGTGCGGTGTCTGCCACACCGACCTGCACTACAAGCAGGGCGGAATCAACGACGACTACCCCTTCCTCCTCGGTCATGAGGCCGCCGGGGTCGTGGAGTCGGTCGGCGACGACGTCACCGATGTCGCCCCCGGCGACTTCGTGATCCTCAACTGGCGTGCGGTCTGCGGAAGTTGCCGGGCCTGTCTGCGCGGCCGGCCGTGGTACTGCTTCAACACCCACAACGCGACGCAGAAGATGACGCTCCTCGACGGCACGGAACTCTCCCCGGCCCTCGGCATCGGCGCCTTCGCCGAGAAGACCCTCGTCGCCGCCGGCCAGTGCACGAAGGTCGACCCCGGCGTGTCCCCGGCCGTCGCGGGCCTCCTCGGCTGCGGGGTGATGGCCGGCATCGGCGCGGCGATCAACACCGGCCAGGTCGGGCGCGGCGACACGGTCGCCGTCATCGGCTGCGGCGGGGTCGGCGACGCCGCCGTCGTCGGCGCCCGGCTCGCCGGGGCCGCCCGGATCATCGCCGTCGACATCGACGACCGCAAGCTGGAGACGGCGAAGGCGATGGGCGCCACCCACACCGTCAACTCCCGCTCCACCGACCCCGTCGAGGCCATCCGTGAACTCACCGGCGGCTTCGGCGCGGACGTCGTCATCGAGGCCGTCGGCCGCCCGGAGACGTACGAACAGGCCTTCTACGCACGGGACCTGGCCGGGACCGTCGTCCTGGTCGGCGTCCCCACCCCCGAGATGAAGCTCGAACTGCCCCTGCTGGACGTCTTCGGCCGCGGCGGCTCGCTCAAGTCGTCCTGGTACGGGGACTGCCTGCCCTCCAGGGACTTTCCGATGCTCATCGACCTCCACCAGCAGGGCCGGATCGACCTCGCCGCGTTCGTCAGCGAGACCATCGAACTCGGCGACGTGGAGAAGGCGTTCGTCAGGATGCACGAGGGCCACGTGCTGCGTTCGGTGGTGGTGTTCTGA
- a CDS encoding molybdopterin-dependent oxidoreductase, whose protein sequence is MNHQQNEPAGAPVGRRVLLSTLGLGAAGLVAAPYLQSGLDSFLGAVSSQDPTGLTGLLPNGGGFRYYSVTGSVPHKDAGNYRLKIDGLVDRPATYTLDALRKMPQTRVVRDVQCVTGWRVPHTPFEGVKVSQLLDAAGVHPDARAIRFTCFDGTYSESLTLQQARRADVLVALRMQDKPIGHAHGGPVRLYVAPMYFYKSAKWLSGISVTSDVRPGYWEERGYDVDGWVGRSNGRDDTPTV, encoded by the coding sequence GTGAACCATCAACAGAATGAGCCCGCCGGAGCACCCGTGGGGCGGCGCGTTCTGCTCTCCACCCTGGGTCTGGGCGCCGCGGGACTGGTCGCGGCCCCCTATCTCCAGAGCGGGCTCGACTCGTTCCTGGGCGCGGTGTCCAGCCAGGACCCGACGGGCCTGACCGGGCTGCTGCCCAACGGCGGCGGGTTCCGCTACTACTCGGTGACCGGTTCCGTACCGCACAAGGACGCCGGGAACTACCGGCTGAAGATCGACGGCCTGGTCGACCGGCCCGCCACGTACACGCTCGACGCCCTGCGGAAGATGCCCCAGACGCGGGTCGTGCGCGACGTGCAGTGCGTCACCGGCTGGCGCGTTCCCCACACCCCGTTCGAAGGGGTCAAGGTCTCGCAGCTCCTCGACGCGGCCGGGGTCCACCCGGACGCCAGGGCGATCCGGTTCACCTGCTTCGACGGGACGTACAGCGAGAGCCTCACGCTCCAGCAGGCGCGGCGCGCCGATGTCCTGGTGGCGCTCAGGATGCAGGACAAGCCGATCGGGCACGCGCACGGCGGCCCGGTCCGGCTGTACGTGGCGCCGATGTACTTCTACAAATCGGCGAAATGGCTCTCCGGGATCTCCGTCACCTCCGACGTCCGCCCCGGCTACTGGGAGGAGCGTGGCTATGACGTCGACGGCTGGGTCGGCCGGTCCAACGGACGCGACGACACCCCCACCGTCTGA
- a CDS encoding ASCH domain-containing protein, giving the protein MENREPLAPLLLAFPGPVRDRLVAAVLEGRKVSTTGLLAEYEAEREELPPVGERSALIDSAGREVAVVELTGVRVLPLGAVDLRLAVDEGEGHTSVAAWRADHERFWHGEEMREALGDPEFTVHDGTLLVVESFRVVERL; this is encoded by the coding sequence ATGGAGAACCGAGAACCGCTGGCGCCTTTACTGCTCGCCTTCCCCGGTCCGGTGCGTGACCGGCTGGTGGCGGCCGTGCTCGAAGGGCGGAAGGTCTCGACGACGGGGCTGCTCGCCGAGTACGAGGCGGAGCGCGAGGAACTGCCCCCGGTCGGTGAGCGATCGGCCCTGATCGACTCGGCGGGCCGCGAGGTGGCGGTGGTCGAGCTGACAGGGGTACGGGTGCTGCCGCTCGGCGCGGTCGACCTCCGGCTGGCCGTGGACGAGGGCGAGGGGCACACCTCGGTGGCGGCCTGGCGGGCGGACCACGAGCGGTTCTGGCACGGCGAGGAGATGCGCGAGGCGCTGGGCGACCCGGAATTCACCGTCCACGACGGGACGTTGCTGGTGGTGGAGAGCTTCCGGGTGGTGGAGCGGCTGTGA
- a CDS encoding MBL fold metallo-hydrolase encodes MTASAPRVDQLVTSGTFSLDGGTWDVDNNVWIVGDDSEAIVIDAAHDAAAIEAALDGRTLRAVVCTHAHNDHIDAAPALAAATGAPILLHPDDLPLWKQTHPDRAPDGELTDGATLDVGGITLTVLHTPGHAPGAVSLYAPALSTVFTGDTLFQGGPGATGRSFSHFPTIIDSIRDRLLALPPDTVVRTGHGDPTTIGAEAPHLGEWIQRGH; translated from the coding sequence ATGACCGCCTCCGCACCCCGCGTCGACCAACTCGTCACCTCGGGGACCTTCTCCCTCGACGGCGGCACCTGGGACGTCGACAACAACGTCTGGATCGTCGGCGACGACTCCGAGGCGATCGTCATCGACGCCGCGCACGACGCCGCCGCCATCGAGGCCGCCCTCGACGGCCGTACGCTGCGCGCCGTCGTCTGCACCCACGCCCACAACGACCACATCGACGCGGCCCCCGCCCTCGCCGCCGCGACCGGCGCGCCGATCCTGCTGCACCCCGACGACCTGCCGCTGTGGAAGCAGACCCACCCGGACCGGGCCCCCGACGGCGAACTGACCGACGGCGCCACGCTCGACGTCGGCGGCATCACCCTGACCGTCCTCCACACCCCCGGCCACGCGCCGGGCGCGGTCAGCCTGTACGCCCCCGCCCTGTCGACGGTCTTCACCGGCGACACGCTCTTCCAGGGCGGCCCCGGCGCGACCGGCCGGTCGTTCTCGCACTTCCCGACGATCATCGACTCGATCCGCGACCGGCTCCTCGCACTGCCCCCGGACACCGTGGTCCGCACCGGGCACGGGGACCCGACCACGATCGGCGCCGAGGCCCCGCACCTGGGGGAGTGGATTCAGCGCGGCCACTGA